The following proteins are co-located in the uncultured Propionivibrio sp. genome:
- the smc gene encoding chromosome segregation protein SMC produces MRLTKLKLAGFKSFVDPTTIALPGQLVGVVGPNGCGKSNVMDAVRWVLGESKASELRGESMQDVIFNGSGGRKPVSRASVELVFDNSLGRISGQWSQYAELSVKRLLTRSGQSEYYINNLHVRRKDITDLFLGTGLGPRAYAIIGQGTISRIIEARPDELRVFLEEAAGVTKYKERRKETENRLSDTRENLTRVEDIRVELGAQMERLEEQAAVARQFREYHESLTRKQQLLWLLRRNEAQAERERVAREVERAVNELEGQNAALRETEAKLEEARENHFIATDGVQSAQSENYKASAEVARLEAEIRHRRESQSEFESRLAQLQADKQQWEADVEKYDADQTRWEELSVLADERAEQGEMRLAAQQERLPLVEEAYGEAQEAVNTQRGEIARAEQRLQVELTNRGHAQRSLQILASRRDRLNQEREALPVPDHAEFEFKQEMLAELREKIALAQEDLMSRQRALPGLDQQRRQVMADVQQVQKERAEAHARRIALEQLQKRVQGDGKLGEWLRRYHLEKHEPLWKSLHVDAGWEEAVEAVLRERLNALAADDVDPAWDKDRPGSKLTLLLPVEGAEAKHRHDSLMAKIRCDDARLAAILSDWLGDVHAVPSLQAALDRRETLTGNACCVTPHGDVITRQSVTLFAADAAEHGLLERQREIEELARVIAEREERVEQAQASLAEIEATIADAQNSLQEARRELDVLQEQAHAIQVETLKLSQALDRFRERQEQIDASFADMAAEEEAENERLFMADEAVESAREAIRELQMRLDAIASRFEQAERTLRDERERVNAAEREWREAQFSQRECRTKLGEIKNNRDLALKQIDRIADELVRCAETAEAMQSEDLEPQLQAALERRVSCEQALISARDAQEAAAGLLRTLEEQRMKVEMSLEPLRERIGEFRLKEQAAGLNVEQMAAQLEEAQADEASLSLDLPNARPSALQGAITSLQRSIEALGPVNLAALDELESARERKGFLDAQSEDLTQAMETLENAIRRIDRETRDLLQATYDTVNKNFGELFPILFGGGEARLIMTGEEILDAGVQVMAQPPGKKNSTIHLLSGGEKALTAIALVFAMFQLNPAPFCLLDEVDAPLDDTNTERFCAMVKRMSTNTQFLFISHNKIAMEMAQQLVGVTMQESGVSRIVEVDMDEALRMREQIL; encoded by the coding sequence ATGCGCCTGACAAAACTCAAACTCGCCGGATTCAAATCCTTCGTCGATCCGACCACCATCGCGCTGCCCGGCCAGTTGGTCGGGGTCGTCGGTCCCAACGGTTGCGGCAAATCCAACGTCATGGATGCCGTGCGCTGGGTGCTGGGCGAGTCGAAAGCCTCCGAATTGCGCGGCGAATCGATGCAGGACGTCATCTTCAACGGCTCGGGCGGCCGCAAGCCGGTGTCGCGCGCGTCGGTCGAACTCGTCTTCGACAACTCGCTCGGCCGGATTTCGGGGCAGTGGTCGCAATACGCCGAACTGTCGGTGAAGCGTCTGCTGACGCGCAGCGGCCAGTCGGAGTACTACATCAACAACCTGCATGTGCGCCGTAAGGACATCACCGACCTGTTTCTCGGCACCGGCCTCGGTCCGCGTGCCTACGCGATCATCGGGCAGGGCACGATTTCCCGGATCATCGAGGCGCGTCCCGACGAACTGCGCGTCTTCCTCGAAGAGGCCGCCGGTGTCACCAAGTACAAGGAACGGCGCAAGGAAACCGAGAACCGGTTGTCGGATACCCGGGAAAACCTGACACGGGTCGAGGACATCCGCGTCGAACTTGGCGCCCAGATGGAGCGGCTCGAAGAGCAGGCGGCCGTGGCGCGCCAGTTCCGTGAATACCATGAATCGCTGACGCGCAAGCAGCAGTTGCTCTGGCTGTTGCGGCGCAACGAGGCGCAGGCCGAACGCGAGCGCGTGGCGCGCGAAGTTGAACGCGCCGTCAACGAGCTCGAAGGGCAGAATGCGGCGTTGCGCGAGACCGAAGCCAAGCTGGAAGAGGCGCGCGAAAATCATTTCATCGCGACCGATGGCGTACAGTCGGCCCAGTCGGAAAACTACAAGGCCAGCGCCGAAGTGGCGCGACTCGAGGCCGAGATCCGCCACCGCCGCGAGTCGCAGAGCGAGTTCGAATCGCGTCTGGCGCAATTGCAGGCGGACAAGCAGCAGTGGGAAGCCGACGTCGAGAAATACGATGCCGACCAGACGCGCTGGGAAGAACTTTCGGTACTGGCCGACGAGCGCGCCGAGCAGGGCGAAATGCGCCTCGCGGCGCAGCAAGAGCGCCTGCCGCTGGTCGAGGAAGCGTATGGCGAAGCGCAGGAGGCCGTTAACACGCAGCGCGGCGAGATTGCCCGCGCCGAGCAGCGCCTGCAGGTCGAACTGACGAATCGCGGTCACGCCCAGCGTTCTCTGCAGATCCTGGCGAGCCGGCGCGACCGGCTGAATCAGGAACGCGAAGCCTTGCCGGTGCCGGATCACGCCGAGTTCGAATTCAAGCAGGAGATGCTGGCCGAACTGCGCGAGAAGATCGCGCTGGCGCAGGAAGACCTGATGTCGCGGCAGCGCGCGTTGCCGGGGCTCGATCAACAGCGTCGGCAGGTCATGGCCGATGTCCAGCAGGTTCAGAAGGAGCGCGCCGAGGCGCATGCGCGGCGCATCGCGCTGGAACAACTGCAAAAGCGTGTTCAGGGCGACGGCAAGCTCGGCGAATGGCTGCGCCGCTACCACCTGGAAAAACACGAACCGCTGTGGAAGTCGCTGCATGTCGATGCCGGCTGGGAAGAAGCGGTCGAAGCGGTCCTGCGCGAGCGGCTTAACGCCCTCGCTGCCGACGACGTCGATCCGGCCTGGGACAAGGACCGGCCGGGGAGCAAGCTGACGCTGCTGCTGCCGGTCGAGGGCGCCGAGGCAAAACACCGTCATGACAGCCTGATGGCCAAGATCCGCTGCGACGATGCCCGACTGGCGGCGATTCTCTCCGATTGGCTCGGCGACGTGCATGCCGTTCCCAGCCTGCAGGCGGCGCTCGACCGACGCGAGACGCTGACCGGCAACGCCTGCTGCGTCACGCCTCATGGTGATGTCATTACGCGGCAGAGCGTCACGCTGTTTGCCGCAGACGCTGCGGAGCATGGTCTGCTCGAACGCCAACGCGAAATCGAGGAACTCGCTCGTGTCATCGCCGAGCGCGAGGAGCGCGTCGAACAGGCGCAGGCGAGCTTGGCGGAGATCGAAGCGACGATTGCCGATGCACAGAATTCGCTGCAGGAGGCGCGGCGCGAACTCGATGTGCTGCAGGAGCAGGCGCATGCCATTCAGGTCGAGACGCTGAAGCTCTCGCAGGCGCTCGACCGTTTCCGTGAGCGTCAGGAACAGATCGACGCCAGCTTTGCCGACATGGCCGCCGAGGAAGAGGCCGAAAACGAGCGCCTGTTCATGGCGGACGAGGCGGTCGAGAGCGCGCGCGAGGCGATTCGCGAGTTGCAGATGCGGCTCGACGCGATTGCCTCTCGCTTCGAACAGGCCGAGCGGACACTGCGTGACGAGCGCGAACGCGTCAATGCGGCTGAACGCGAATGGCGCGAAGCGCAGTTCTCGCAGCGCGAATGCCGGACGAAACTCGGCGAAATCAAGAACAACCGCGATCTCGCGCTCAAGCAGATCGACCGCATCGCCGACGAACTGGTGCGTTGCGCCGAAACGGCCGAGGCCATGCAGTCCGAGGATCTCGAACCGCAGTTGCAGGCGGCCCTGGAGCGGCGTGTGAGCTGCGAGCAGGCGCTGATCTCGGCGCGCGATGCCCAGGAGGCTGCGGCCGGGCTGCTGCGGACACTCGAAGAGCAGCGCATGAAGGTCGAGATGAGTCTCGAGCCGCTGCGCGAGCGCATCGGCGAATTCCGCCTCAAGGAGCAGGCGGCGGGCTTGAACGTCGAACAGATGGCAGCGCAGTTGGAAGAAGCGCAGGCGGATGAGGCGAGCCTGTCGCTCGATTTGCCGAATGCCCGTCCGAGCGCGCTGCAAGGGGCGATCACCAGCCTGCAGCGCTCGATCGAGGCCCTGGGGCCGGTCAATCTGGCCGCGCTCGACGAACTCGAATCGGCGCGCGAACGCAAGGGCTTCCTCGACGCGCAATCGGAAGACCTGACGCAGGCGATGGAAACGCTGGAAAACGCCATCCGGCGCATCGACCGCGAAACCCGCGATCTGTTGCAGGCAACCTATGACACGGTCAATAAGAATTTCGGCGAGCTGTTCCCGATCCTGTTCGGCGGGGGCGAAGCGCGCCTGATCATGACCGGCGAGGAAATTCTCGACGCTGGCGTGCAGGTCATGGCACAGCCTCCGGGCAAGAAGAATTCGACGATCCACCTGCTTTCCGGCGGCGAAAAGGCGCTGACCGCGATCGCGCTGGTGTTCGCCATGTTCCAGCTTAATCCGGCGCCATTCTGCCTGCTCGACGAGGTCGATGCGCCGCTCGACGATACCAATACAGAGCGCTTTTGCGCGATGGTCAAGCGCATGTCGACGAACACCCAGTTCCTCTTCATCAGCCACAACAAGATCGCCATGGAAATGGCGCAGCAGTTGGTCGGTGTGACGATGCAGGAATCGGGAGTATCGCGCATTGTTGAAGTCGATATGGACGAGGCCCTGCGCATGCGCGAGCAAATCCTATAG
- the queF gene encoding preQ(1) synthase yields the protein MTTQPSKTLETFPNPAPHRDFHIHMEIPEFTCLCPKTGQPDFATLILDYIPEKTCVELKSLKLYIWSFRNEGCFHEAVTNEILDDLVKALKPRYMRLTAKFFVRGGIFTNVVAEHRKKGWKPEPKVELADFETSSNTRG from the coding sequence ATGACGACTCAACCCTCAAAAACACTGGAAACTTTTCCCAATCCGGCCCCGCACCGGGATTTTCACATTCACATGGAGATTCCGGAATTCACCTGCCTCTGCCCCAAGACGGGCCAACCCGATTTCGCCACGCTGATCCTCGACTACATTCCGGAAAAGACCTGCGTCGAACTGAAAAGCCTGAAGCTGTACATCTGGTCGTTCCGTAACGAGGGATGTTTCCATGAGGCGGTAACCAACGAGATCCTCGATGACCTCGTCAAGGCGCTCAAGCCCCGCTACATGCGCCTGACCGCCAAGTTCTTCGTGCGTGGCGGCATTTTCACCAATGTCGTTGCCGAACACCGGAAAAAAGGCTGGAAGCCCGAGCCCAAGGTCGAACTGGCCGATTTCGAAACATCGTCGAATACGCGAGGTTAA
- a CDS encoding UPF0149 family protein, with the protein MSDTSFSFSDEQLDRLETLLSSPTLENAMGLDSAQGYLCAALAGPHPMAPERWLTDILGSENALEIAEGLEAAGLLRQFADAIEAELAEGTPPVLLLYPTSDEEDAPSDYVPWCQAYLAGVDAAEQDWFEFLGEEEADDNEEIREEIAYIDECLFPLMVLTGEAEAAAREHGEEWPEGEELEQVINDCEEDLPQAVADLYCFWRAKRGIGTIRRDAPKVGRNDPCPCGSGKKFKQCCGAE; encoded by the coding sequence ATGAGCGACACATCCTTTTCCTTCTCTGACGAACAACTGGACCGGCTCGAGACCTTGTTGTCCTCGCCGACCCTTGAAAACGCCATGGGGCTCGACTCGGCGCAGGGCTACCTCTGTGCCGCCCTCGCCGGTCCGCACCCGATGGCGCCGGAACGCTGGCTGACCGACATCCTCGGCAGCGAGAACGCCCTGGAGATTGCCGAAGGCCTTGAAGCTGCCGGACTTCTCCGCCAGTTTGCCGATGCCATCGAAGCCGAACTCGCCGAAGGCACGCCGCCGGTGCTGCTGCTCTACCCGACGAGCGACGAGGAAGACGCGCCGAGCGATTATGTCCCCTGGTGCCAGGCCTACCTGGCCGGCGTCGACGCAGCGGAGCAGGACTGGTTCGAATTCCTCGGCGAGGAAGAAGCCGACGACAATGAAGAAATCCGCGAGGAAATCGCCTACATCGACGAGTGCCTGTTCCCGCTCATGGTGCTGACCGGCGAGGCCGAAGCGGCGGCCCGCGAGCACGGCGAGGAATGGCCCGAAGGTGAGGAACTCGAGCAGGTGATCAACGACTGCGAGGAAGATCTGCCGCAAGCCGTCGCCGACCTCTACTGCTTCTGGCGCGCCAAGCGCGGCATCGGCACGATCCGCCGCGACGCTCCGAAGGTCGGCCGCAACGATCCCTGCCCTTGCGGCAGTGGCAAGAAATTCAAGCAGTGCTGCGGCGCCGAATAG
- a CDS encoding PAS domain S-box protein codes for MVLIYALFSSLWILFSDAAVGFMFNDRELITLVSTLKGWLFVAVTALMLYVLVRGLINEAVAYAELEQTARREKERTAGLLEAIVDSSSDAIFAKDRDGRYLMISREVCRLVRKEAEQIIGRDDSFIFPAEQAEIVRQNDLAAMNGGRVTTYEEIVTTVDGDRVFMATKGPLRDSDGQIIGVFGFSRDITERKQAEDALRRSEENFRLFFEKNSSVMLLINPVTGEIMDANGEAVRFYGYARDQLLKMAIGDINILSREQEALERQRAIRGERKVFLFQHRLASGEIRDVESYVTPIETGRIPLLLSIIHDITDRRQIERALSESEERLRLALGASNQGWFDIDLTRGKINVSADYVRLMGYDPAIFDTTIASWTRLVHPEDRAAFSAALAQCASDGVPHTIEYRCRTVSGEWIWIRSVGKTVEWESMGKAARIIGIHTDISEWKRMEEHVRQLAFYDALTGLPNRRLLHDRLIQAMVASKRSGRYCALMFIDLDNFKPLNDTHGHDAGDLLLVEVAARMRRCIREMDTVARFGGDEFVVMICELDPNDPEQVRAQALAVAEKIRLSLAQPYRISLRRDEGEPLSVVHHCSASIGVTLFVNHEIDAGEIFKRADAAMYQAKEAGRNTIRFWS; via the coding sequence GTGGTCCTGATCTATGCGCTGTTTTCGAGCTTGTGGATTCTCTTCTCGGATGCCGCGGTCGGCTTCATGTTCAACGACCGCGAATTGATCACGCTGGTCAGTACGCTCAAGGGGTGGCTGTTCGTCGCGGTGACTGCCTTGATGCTCTATGTGCTCGTGCGCGGGCTGATCAATGAGGCGGTGGCCTATGCCGAGCTCGAACAGACGGCCCGACGGGAGAAGGAACGTACGGCCGGCTTGCTCGAAGCCATTGTCGACAGTTCTTCCGATGCCATCTTCGCCAAGGATCGCGACGGGCGTTATCTGATGATCAGCCGCGAGGTCTGTCGCCTGGTCAGAAAGGAAGCCGAGCAGATCATCGGCCGCGACGACAGTTTCATCTTTCCGGCAGAGCAGGCCGAAATCGTGCGGCAGAATGATCTTGCCGCGATGAATGGCGGGCGCGTCACGACCTACGAAGAGATCGTGACGACGGTCGATGGCGATCGCGTCTTCATGGCGACCAAGGGACCTCTGCGCGACAGCGATGGCCAGATCATCGGTGTTTTCGGCTTCTCCCGCGACATTACCGAGCGCAAGCAGGCCGAAGATGCCCTGCGGCGGAGCGAGGAGAACTTCCGGCTGTTCTTCGAGAAAAATTCATCCGTCATGCTGCTGATCAACCCGGTCACGGGCGAGATCATGGACGCCAACGGCGAGGCTGTTCGTTTTTACGGCTATGCGCGTGATCAGTTGCTGAAAATGGCGATTGGCGATATCAACATTCTGTCGCGCGAGCAGGAGGCGCTGGAGCGGCAGCGGGCGATCCGGGGCGAACGGAAAGTCTTTCTGTTCCAGCACCGTCTTGCGTCGGGAGAGATCCGTGATGTTGAGTCCTACGTGACGCCAATCGAAACCGGGCGGATTCCGTTGCTCCTCTCGATCATTCACGACATCACCGACCGCCGGCAGATTGAAAGAGCCCTGAGCGAAAGCGAGGAGCGCCTGCGTCTGGCGCTCGGCGCGTCGAACCAGGGCTGGTTCGACATCGACCTGACGCGCGGCAAGATCAATGTCAGTGCCGATTATGTTCGCTTGATGGGCTACGATCCCGCGATCTTCGATACGACGATTGCATCATGGACGCGGCTCGTTCATCCGGAGGACCGTGCAGCGTTTTCTGCTGCGCTGGCGCAATGTGCGTCGGACGGTGTGCCGCACACGATCGAATATCGTTGCCGGACCGTTTCCGGCGAATGGATCTGGATCCGTTCGGTCGGCAAGACCGTTGAATGGGAAAGCATGGGGAAAGCTGCGCGGATCATCGGCATTCATACCGACATTTCCGAGTGGAAACGGATGGAAGAGCATGTTCGGCAACTGGCCTTCTACGACGCGCTGACCGGTCTGCCGAACCGTCGTCTGCTCCATGATCGTCTGATCCAGGCCATGGTGGCGAGCAAGCGCAGCGGACGCTACTGCGCGCTGATGTTCATCGATCTCGACAACTTCAAGCCGCTCAACGATACCCACGGTCATGACGCCGGAGATCTCCTGCTTGTCGAGGTGGCGGCGCGCATGCGGCGGTGCATACGCGAAATGGATACGGTCGCGCGCTTTGGCGGCGACGAGTTCGTGGTGATGATCTGCGAACTTGACCCGAACGATCCCGAGCAAGTACGGGCGCAAGCCCTGGCGGTCGCCGAGAAGATACGCCTCTCGCTCGCGCAGCCGTACCGGATCAGCCTGCGGCGCGACGAAGGCGAGCCCTTGTCGGTCGTGCACCATTGTTCGGCCAGTATCGGCGTGACCTTGTTCGTGAATCACGAAATCGATGCCGGCGAAATTTTCAAGCGGGCCGACGCCGCGATGTATCAGGCCAAGGAAGCCGGCCGCAACACCATTCGCTTCTGGTCCTAG
- the selD gene encoding selenide, water dikinase SelD, giving the protein MVTETNAEKAEAPIRLTSLSHGGGCGCKIAPGVLEQILAKTAKSVVPPQLLVGIETADDAAVYQINDRQAIVATTDFFMPIVDDPFDFGRIAATNAISDVYAMGGTPLFALGLVGMPVSTLPMDTIRRILEGGESVCAAAGIPIAGGHTIDSVEPIYGLVAIGLVDPARLKRNSGAKAGDKLILGKGLGVGIYSAAFKKSRLADADYATMIASTTQLNTPGTMLGGLAGVNALTDVTGFGLAGHLLEICKGSNLTARIDYRALPILPNVPGYIADGCVTGASGRNWTSYGESIVLGNGLGDVERALLTDPQTSGGLLVACAPELEAEVLAIFRAQGFARAALIGEMAAGAPRIEVSA; this is encoded by the coding sequence ATGGTGACTGAAACGAACGCTGAAAAAGCAGAAGCGCCGATTCGCCTGACCTCGCTGTCGCACGGCGGCGGCTGCGGTTGCAAGATCGCCCCGGGCGTACTCGAACAGATTCTCGCCAAGACGGCCAAGTCGGTGGTGCCGCCACAACTGCTGGTCGGCATCGAAACGGCCGATGATGCGGCGGTCTACCAGATCAATGACCGGCAGGCGATCGTCGCGACGACCGATTTCTTCATGCCGATCGTCGATGATCCCTTCGATTTCGGCCGCATCGCCGCAACCAATGCCATTTCCGACGTCTACGCCATGGGCGGTACGCCGCTCTTCGCGCTCGGTCTTGTCGGCATGCCGGTCAGTACGCTGCCGATGGACACGATCCGGCGCATCCTCGAAGGCGGCGAGTCGGTCTGCGCCGCAGCCGGCATCCCGATTGCCGGCGGGCATACGATCGACTCGGTCGAGCCGATCTACGGCCTTGTCGCCATCGGTCTCGTCGATCCGGCGCGGCTCAAGCGCAATAGCGGCGCCAAGGCCGGCGACAAACTGATCCTTGGCAAGGGCCTCGGTGTCGGCATCTACAGCGCTGCGTTCAAGAAGTCGCGTCTGGCGGACGCCGACTACGCGACGATGATCGCCAGCACGACGCAGCTCAATACGCCGGGAACGATGCTCGGCGGGTTGGCCGGCGTCAATGCGCTGACCGATGTCACCGGCTTCGGCCTGGCCGGGCATCTGCTCGAAATCTGCAAGGGCTCGAACCTGACCGCGCGCATCGACTACCGGGCGCTGCCGATCCTGCCGAACGTGCCGGGCTACATCGCCGATGGCTGCGTTACCGGTGCTTCCGGACGCAACTGGACGAGTTATGGAGAGAGCATCGTGCTCGGGAACGGTCTCGGCGACGTCGAGCGGGCGCTACTGACCGATCCGCAAACGAGCGGCGGCTTGCTGGTTGCGTGCGCGCCGGAACTCGAAGCCGAAGTGCTGGCGATATTCCGGGCGCAGGGCTTTGCGCGCGCGGCGCTAATCGGTGAAATGGCTGCCGGGGCGCCGCGCATCGAGGTGTCGGCTTAG
- a CDS encoding cation transporter encodes MATEQTTVGVGGMSCQGCVKNVTGVLQALPGVTAVEVSLEKAQASIVFDPAKAGMAQFRDAIEGAGFDVI; translated from the coding sequence ATGGCAACGGAACAAACAACGGTCGGCGTTGGCGGCATGAGCTGCCAGGGCTGCGTCAAGAATGTGACGGGCGTGTTGCAGGCGCTGCCTGGCGTCACGGCGGTTGAGGTCTCGCTCGAAAAGGCGCAGGCCAGCATCGTCTTCGATCCGGCGAAGGCCGGGATGGCGCAATTTCGCGACGCCATCGAAGGCGCCGGTTTCGATGTGATCTGA
- a CDS encoding heavy metal translocating P-type ATPase: MDVTMTNENTAAAANRIDLPIAGMTCAACAARIEKVLNRLPGVEASVNLAAERARVDLAGDGTTPAQVVAAIEKAGFTVPPQTLEVGLEGMTCAACAARIEKVLNRLPGVEAAVNLASERARLRIVPGVVDAARILAAIEKAGFKGRVADDRSREEEKARKLAAYQAELRRFWISAALTLPLVAQMVTMFNGFDLSGHGHQDLLPRWLQLALATPVQFWIGWRFYDGGWKALRGGGANMDVLVALGTSAAYFFSLIVTLIGHHAMPVYFEASAAVITLVLLGKLLEARAKARTTAAIESLVRLQPRTARVERNGQLVELDAALLIPGDIFIVRPGESLPVDGEVIEGASSVNEAMLTGESMPVAKGAGDRVFAATANAEGMLRCRATGVGEHTLLAGIIRLVAEAQGSKAPVQRLADRISAIFVPVVCAIAALTFAFWWIQGGVFSVALVNAVAVLVIACPCALGLATPTAIMVGTGQGARSGILVKNAAALELAEKVRVLAVDKTGTLTRGEPVVTDVVPLALDRPDALRFAAGLEQGSEHPLAKAVLQCASAEGVALPAVSEFIAVPGRGVEATIDGRRLRLGAPDWFDGIALPAAQIDALQGEGKTVVVLAEGTTALALLAIADPVRETSRDAVARLKALGVHVVMLTGDNARTAAAIAAQVGIDDFRAGISPADKSAAVDALKTGGRLVAMVGDGINDAPALAAADVSFAMGAGSDAAIEVADITLVRSDLHGVGDAIRLSRATLGKIRQNLFFAFIYNILGIPLAAAGMLNPVVAGAAMAMSSVSVVSNSLLLKRWHPDSTS; the protein is encoded by the coding sequence ATGGACGTGACAATGACGAATGAGAACACGGCCGCGGCGGCGAACCGGATCGATCTGCCGATCGCCGGCATGACCTGCGCGGCCTGCGCGGCACGCATCGAGAAGGTGCTGAACCGCTTGCCCGGCGTCGAGGCCAGCGTCAACCTGGCGGCGGAACGCGCCCGCGTCGACCTGGCGGGTGATGGGACGACGCCGGCGCAGGTGGTGGCGGCGATCGAGAAAGCCGGCTTCACTGTACCGCCACAGACGCTGGAAGTCGGCCTCGAAGGCATGACCTGCGCAGCCTGCGCGGCGCGTATCGAGAAGGTGCTGAACCGGCTGCCGGGCGTCGAAGCGGCGGTCAATCTTGCCTCCGAACGCGCCCGCCTGCGCATCGTGCCGGGCGTCGTCGATGCCGCCAGGATACTGGCGGCAATCGAGAAAGCCGGCTTCAAGGGGCGCGTCGCCGATGACCGTTCGCGCGAGGAGGAGAAGGCGCGCAAGCTCGCGGCCTATCAGGCGGAACTGCGGCGCTTCTGGATTTCCGCCGCGCTGACCTTGCCGCTGGTGGCGCAGATGGTGACGATGTTCAACGGATTCGATCTCTCGGGTCACGGCCATCAGGATCTCCTGCCGCGCTGGCTGCAGCTCGCGCTGGCGACGCCGGTGCAGTTCTGGATCGGCTGGCGTTTCTACGACGGCGGCTGGAAGGCCTTGCGCGGCGGCGGTGCCAACATGGACGTGCTGGTCGCACTCGGTACCAGCGCCGCCTATTTCTTCAGCCTGATCGTCACGCTGATCGGCCATCACGCCATGCCGGTGTATTTCGAGGCGTCGGCGGCGGTGATTACGCTGGTGCTGCTCGGCAAGCTGCTTGAAGCGCGCGCCAAGGCGCGCACGACGGCGGCGATCGAGTCGCTGGTGCGCCTGCAGCCGCGCACGGCGCGGGTCGAGCGCAACGGGCAACTGGTCGAGCTCGATGCGGCGCTGCTGATTCCCGGTGACATCTTCATCGTTCGTCCCGGCGAAAGTTTGCCGGTCGATGGCGAGGTCATCGAAGGCGCGTCGAGCGTCAATGAGGCGATGCTGACCGGCGAGAGCATGCCGGTGGCCAAGGGCGCCGGCGATCGTGTCTTTGCCGCAACGGCCAATGCCGAAGGCATGCTGCGCTGTCGTGCCACCGGCGTCGGCGAACACACTTTGCTGGCCGGCATCATCCGGCTGGTCGCCGAGGCGCAGGGGTCGAAGGCGCCTGTGCAGCGACTGGCCGACCGCATTTCGGCGATCTTCGTGCCGGTCGTCTGCGCCATCGCGGCGCTGACCTTTGCGTTCTGGTGGATTCAGGGCGGCGTTTTCAGCGTCGCGCTCGTCAATGCTGTCGCCGTACTGGTCATCGCTTGTCCTTGTGCCCTCGGGTTGGCGACGCCGACGGCGATCATGGTTGGGACAGGGCAGGGCGCGCGCTCGGGCATTCTCGTCAAGAATGCCGCGGCGCTTGAACTCGCTGAAAAGGTTCGCGTGCTCGCCGTCGACAAGACCGGGACGCTGACGCGCGGCGAACCGGTTGTCACCGATGTCGTGCCGCTGGCGCTGGATCGGCCGGACGCGCTGCGTTTCGCCGCCGGGCTCGAGCAGGGGTCGGAGCATCCGCTCGCCAAGGCGGTGCTGCAATGCGCATCGGCAGAGGGCGTCGCCTTGCCGGCGGTGAGCGAATTTATTGCCGTGCCCGGCCGTGGCGTCGAGGCGACGATCGACGGGCGGCGCCTGCGGCTCGGCGCGCCGGACTGGTTCGACGGCATCGCTTTGCCGGCAGCGCAGATCGACGCCTTGCAGGGCGAGGGCAAGACCGTCGTCGTCCTCGCCGAGGGCACAACGGCGCTGGCGCTGCTGGCGATCGCCGATCCGGTGCGCGAGACCTCGCGCGACGCGGTGGCGCGGCTCAAGGCGCTTGGCGTCCATGTTGTCATGCTGACCGGCGACAACGCGCGGACGGCGGCGGCGATTGCGGCCCAGGTCGGTATCGACGATTTTCGTGCCGGTATTTCGCCGGCTGACAAGTCGGCCGCAGTCGATGCGCTCAAGACCGGCGGCCGCCTCGTCGCCATGGTCGGCGACGGCATCAACGACGCGCCGGCGCTGGCGGCGGCGGACGTCAGCTTCGCCATGGGCGCCGGATCGGATGCGGCGATCGAGGTCGCCGACATCACGCTGGTGCGCAGCGATCTGCACGGCGTCGGCGACGCCATCCGCCTCTCGCGTGCGACGCTCGGCAAAATCCGGCAAAATCTCTTCTTTGCCTTCATCTACAACATTCTCGGCATCCCGCTGGCGGCGGCCGGGATGCTCAACCCGGTGGTGGCCGGCGCGGCGATGGCGATGAGTTCGGTCTCGGTCGTTTCGAACTCGCTCCTGCTCAAGCGCTGGCACCCGGATTCAACTTCCTGA